One window from the genome of Halopenitus persicus encodes:
- a CDS encoding ParA family protein, with amino-acid sequence MITAVVYSESGGTYKTTMTANIAVALERMGQRTLVLDLDPQEGNLTSLFDVGAHRNDPDADNLVKHILDMPDGNFQDLIETTAEGVDIIPSHDMLGDFTSNLEQKISYETGMKNMSREEYPRYELLYDLLWNEQKLHEEYDAVLIDPNARAEDLLYNAIYALRTLVAPVKPAGKGNLSLEGLEELVGNMESQLDIEIGLSCVVPSGVGQTNAHQQYQQQFEDTEAFATPVTIGNRESLMDAMWEARGSAFKVIEERWKTFEKDGKMVSEPGQRRVRDREIETLQKLYELAWFIATETFDADVDPVLELDIRDHEKKIINLREADTTEVTTV; translated from the coding sequence ATGATCACGGCTGTTGTCTACTCGGAATCGGGCGGAACGTACAAAACCACCATGACTGCCAACATTGCGGTCGCGTTAGAGCGAATGGGCCAAAGAACCCTTGTACTGGATCTCGATCCACAGGAAGGGAATCTGACCAGCCTTTTTGACGTCGGTGCGCACCGGAATGATCCGGACGCAGACAATCTGGTCAAGCACATCCTCGATATGCCGGATGGGAACTTCCAGGATCTAATTGAAACGACGGCCGAAGGCGTCGACATCATCCCAAGTCACGATATGCTTGGTGACTTCACGTCGAATCTGGAACAGAAAATCTCCTACGAGACAGGGATGAAGAATATGAGTCGCGAAGAGTACCCCCGGTACGAACTGCTGTACGATCTACTCTGGAACGAGCAAAAGTTACACGAGGAGTACGATGCAGTTCTAATCGATCCAAACGCACGGGCTGAAGACTTGCTATACAATGCAATCTACGCGCTACGCACGCTCGTCGCGCCGGTCAAGCCAGCCGGAAAGGGTAATCTGAGCTTGGAAGGACTAGAGGAACTCGTCGGGAATATGGAGAGTCAATTGGATATCGAGATCGGACTGTCCTGTGTCGTCCCATCAGGTGTGGGTCAAACGAATGCCCACCAGCAATACCAACAACAGTTCGAGGACACCGAGGCATTTGCCACCCCGGTCACCATCGGGAATCGAGAAAGCCTTATGGATGCTATGTGGGAGGCCAGAGGGTCAGCATTCAAGGTGATCGAAGAGCGATGGAAAACCTTCGAGAAAGATGGCAAGATGGTCAGTGAACCCGGCCAACGACGAGTGCGTGATAGAGAAATCGAGACGCTACAGAAATTGTATGAACTCGCTTGGTTCATCGCGACCGAGACGTTCGACGCCGACGTCGATCCAGTATTGGAGCTGGATATTCGGGATCACGAGAAGAAGATCATCAACCTCCGAGAGGCTGACACAACGGAGGTGACAACTGTATGA
- a CDS encoding acyl-CoA dehydrogenase, whose protein sequence is MSNFKSGSGNLDFGEGDETDGEDKPPVETTETQTEKEKSEAKPTGQTTQTSSVSSTTEESTSDSPVEEYPYFVRRNNVGDERDTRLEIHVRDQIAEQEAEFRNKLANQLGVNEVSKTDAREFALLAAFHHPERVAQLMQDEGFGSLG, encoded by the coding sequence ATGAGCAATTTCAAATCCGGCTCGGGAAATCTTGATTTCGGAGAGGGAGACGAAACTGATGGGGAAGACAAGCCCCCTGTCGAAACGACGGAGACGCAAACGGAGAAGGAAAAGTCCGAAGCAAAACCGACGGGACAGACCACCCAAACCTCGTCAGTCTCAAGTACTACAGAAGAGTCAACAAGCGATTCTCCAGTCGAGGAATACCCATACTTCGTCCGGCGGAACAACGTCGGCGACGAACGCGACACACGACTCGAGATCCATGTTCGAGACCAGATCGCAGAACAAGAAGCTGAGTTCCGAAATAAGCTTGCCAACCAGCTCGGAGTGAACGAGGTCTCAAAAACGGACGCTCGAGAGTTCGCCCTTCTCGCCGCGTTTCACCATCCCGAGCGTGTCGCGCAACTGATGCAGGACGAAGGATTTGGTTCCCTCGGTTGA
- a CDS encoding RNA-guided endonuclease InsQ/TnpB family protein, which yields MHYNYKYRLNPSDTLTETLLHQVDTCRQLYNHVLYLLNEADDIPARYEVQGTLPDLKTWWGDLTGVHSKVLQMVVKRVYDNLSTLKAQKENGRAVGMLKWKPPREYRSLTYNQSGFKLKNTSGRPVLWLSKIGEVPIHLHRDIPKNATIKQVTVKQEPTGEWFATFGIDVDEDTPEKPETPEKVVGIDVGILKYAHDTDGTAVESPDFSDERERLERAQRNLSRKEHGSANWEKQRQVVAERHADLKRKRRDFLHKLSNYYATEYDLVAVEALDAKGLVELTGNSRNRAGAAWGTFLGMLKYKCEREGTHFAAVDPKDTTKECASCGVKTDKPLWVREHSCPSCGFEADRDANAAWNILSRGLEEVGVGYSESMPVETALPVDTPVSAKRVVEAGSPTLKERTASAVSE from the coding sequence ATGCACTACAACTACAAGTATCGACTCAACCCGTCAGACACCCTCACCGAGACACTTCTACACCAAGTCGATACTTGTAGACAACTGTACAATCACGTCCTCTACCTGCTCAACGAGGCAGACGACATTCCTGCTCGCTACGAGGTACAGGGCACACTCCCCGACCTCAAAACGTGGTGGGGCGACCTGACTGGCGTTCACTCAAAAGTGTTGCAGATGGTCGTCAAGCGGGTCTACGACAATCTCTCCACGCTCAAAGCGCAGAAGGAGAACGGACGCGCCGTGGGAATGCTCAAGTGGAAACCACCTCGGGAGTATCGGTCGCTCACCTACAACCAGTCCGGCTTCAAACTCAAGAATACGAGTGGTCGGCCCGTGTTGTGGTTGAGCAAAATCGGTGAGGTTCCGATTCACCTCCACCGAGACATCCCCAAGAACGCGACCATCAAACAGGTCACGGTCAAACAAGAACCCACGGGCGAGTGGTTCGCCACGTTCGGCATCGACGTGGACGAAGACACGCCTGAGAAACCAGAGACGCCCGAGAAAGTCGTTGGTATCGACGTAGGGATTCTCAAGTACGCCCACGATACGGATGGAACCGCTGTCGAGTCACCGGACTTCTCCGACGAGCGCGAGCGGTTGGAACGTGCCCAACGCAATCTCTCGCGGAAGGAACACGGCTCTGCGAATTGGGAGAAACAACGGCAGGTCGTGGCCGAACGTCACGCCGACCTGAAGCGCAAGCGGCGAGACTTCTTGCACAAACTCTCGAACTACTACGCCACCGAGTACGACCTCGTGGCGGTTGAGGCCTTGGACGCGAAGGGACTGGTCGAACTGACGGGCAACTCCCGAAACCGGGCAGGCGCGGCGTGGGGGACATTCCTTGGGATGCTCAAATACAAGTGTGAGCGCGAAGGCACGCACTTCGCCGCAGTTGATCCGAAAGATACGACGAAAGAGTGTGCGTCCTGTGGCGTCAAGACAGACAAACCGCTGTGGGTTCGTGAACACTCGTGCCCCTCGTGTGGGTTCGAGGCGGATAGGGACGCGAATGCGGCGTGGAATATTCTTTCTCGCGGTCTCGAAGAAGTAGGTGTGGGATACTCCGAATCAATGCCTGTGGAGACTGCGCTCCCTGTGGATACACCCGTATCTGCAAAGCGTGTCGTGGAAGCAGGAAGCCCTACCCTCAAGGAGCGAACGGCGTCAGCCGTGAGCGAGTAG
- a CDS encoding DUF2080 family transposase-associated protein, translated as MMDRFEIEGEEVLDGTAKPSGNSAHVIVPKRWRGADVKVVRVSEPDSNE; from the coding sequence ATGATGGATAGGTTTGAAATCGAGGGCGAAGAAGTCCTCGACGGAACCGCAAAACCGTCGGGGAACAGCGCCCACGTCATCGTCCCCAAACGTTGGCGCGGAGCCGACGTGAAGGTCGTGCGAGTCTCCGAACCCGACTCAAACGAATAA
- a CDS encoding TRAM domain-containing protein → MVKIPNSLRSVFSATVQERDGGYVVEIPVEEVTHDAVTVDQTYRVAILDTPPARSSTEQDSPQSSRTQQTDQQHSPDPPVAEGEIRDVTIETIGDQGDGIAKVERGYVVIVPGSEPGQQPIVEIEQVQENVAFASVVEDDSQET, encoded by the coding sequence ATGGTCAAGATTCCAAACTCGCTTCGATCTGTCTTTAGCGCAACTGTTCAGGAACGCGATGGTGGATATGTCGTCGAAATCCCAGTGGAGGAAGTCACTCACGACGCCGTCACAGTCGACCAAACGTATCGCGTTGCGATTCTCGATACACCTCCCGCGAGATCATCTACTGAGCAGGATTCACCGCAGTCTTCTCGAACACAGCAAACGGATCAACAGCACTCTCCTGACCCACCAGTCGCTGAGGGTGAGATACGTGACGTGACGATCGAGACAATTGGCGACCAAGGAGACGGTATCGCAAAAGTCGAACGCGGATACGTCGTGATCGTCCCTGGGAGTGAACCAGGCCAACAACCAATCGTCGAGATCGAACAGGTGCAAGAAAACGTTGCGTTCGCCAGTGTTGTTGAAGACGACTCACAAGAAACCTAA
- a CDS encoding DUF6653 family protein, whose amino-acid sequence MERSNEFSELFWNRHSNPKSGWSRTLVFPVLLYAMYQRRWRVAVAAVVFTVINPVLFAPPADNEAWMTRVVLAERWWTTEHAQPIFDLSYPNVLNVLNIPAAGYAFVAAYRQRPRATVLAGIVSMALKLWYVAALVRRYDAEKTLSPGCLERSSR is encoded by the coding sequence ATGGAACGGAGTAACGAATTCAGCGAACTGTTTTGGAACCGGCATTCGAACCCGAAAAGCGGGTGGAGTCGAACGCTTGTTTTTCCAGTACTTCTGTATGCTATGTATCAGCGGCGATGGCGAGTTGCTGTTGCGGCCGTCGTCTTCACCGTAATCAACCCGGTTTTGTTTGCCCCGCCAGCAGATAATGAGGCGTGGATGACTCGGGTTGTACTGGCTGAACGGTGGTGGACGACAGAACACGCACAGCCCATATTCGATCTGTCCTATCCGAACGTTCTCAACGTACTCAATATCCCTGCGGCAGGATACGCATTCGTCGCTGCGTATCGGCAACGTCCACGTGCAACGGTGCTTGCCGGTATCGTTTCTATGGCCCTGAAACTGTGGTATGTTGCGGCACTTGTCCGCCGGTATGACGCTGAGAAAACGCTATCTCCTGGATGTCTTGAACGTAGTTCGAGATGA
- a CDS encoding CPBP family intramembrane glutamic endopeptidase produces MTSPDRSRLTLFVGILGVSAVALYGVSEITALSPIALAPAYMFSPMLAGLVICLRRDIPLSAVGLRTGRWRWLAVAAVVALPLVGLTLLIAVAVPGVGFDPAANPTPGLALPSGVLGVIATFGLVLGLGATVNAVFAFGEEFGWRGYLLWELAPLGFWKASVAIGALWGIWHAPVIVAGYNYPSFPAIGVVAMIIACISFSPVYTYLVIRSESVLAAALLHGVFNGSAGLVIAYAVSDEAVLSELVASPVGAAGVLAFGLAAVGIALIGAPSLTREFAHDTGNSASIHNK; encoded by the coding sequence ATGACAAGCCCTGATAGAAGCCGACTCACACTCTTTGTCGGTATTCTCGGCGTCTCCGCCGTCGCACTCTATGGTGTCTCCGAAATCACCGCGTTGAGTCCGATCGCGCTTGCGCCAGCATATATGTTCTCTCCAATGCTCGCAGGACTCGTTATTTGTCTCCGTCGAGATATTCCACTCTCAGCGGTTGGGCTGCGAACCGGCCGATGGCGATGGCTTGCTGTGGCTGCCGTAGTTGCGTTGCCACTTGTGGGGTTGACACTCCTCATCGCGGTGGCCGTCCCTGGTGTCGGGTTTGATCCGGCTGCCAATCCAACACCAGGGCTCGCATTGCCGTCGGGAGTGCTCGGTGTGATAGCGACGTTCGGCCTCGTACTTGGACTCGGGGCAACCGTGAACGCAGTGTTCGCCTTCGGTGAAGAGTTCGGCTGGCGGGGATATCTGCTGTGGGAGTTGGCTCCGTTGGGGTTCTGGAAAGCGTCGGTGGCTATTGGTGCGCTCTGGGGTATCTGGCACGCGCCGGTCATCGTTGCCGGCTACAACTATCCCTCGTTCCCAGCAATCGGGGTTGTTGCTATGATAATTGCCTGTATCTCTTTTTCGCCAGTCTACACATACCTCGTCATCCGCTCGGAGTCCGTGCTTGCAGCGGCGTTACTTCACGGGGTATTTAACGGATCTGCCGGACTCGTGATTGCTTATGCCGTCTCAGATGAGGCTGTGCTCAGTGAATTAGTCGCTAGTCCGGTCGGGGCTGCGGGTGTTCTTGCGTTCGGACTCGCTGCTGTCGGCATCGCACTGATTGGAGCGCCGTCGTTAACTCGTGAGTTCGCCCACGACACGGGTAATTCCGCATCGATTCACAACAAGTGA